From Myxocyprinus asiaticus isolate MX2 ecotype Aquarium Trade chromosome 10, UBuf_Myxa_2, whole genome shotgun sequence, the proteins below share one genomic window:
- the LOC127447080 gene encoding protein FAM124A-like isoform X2: MGDLQDPFLVSIHIITDPGQARTLQQAADQVLSWLHPDLTLFRVSERASGLSRKPKIRLQRSTETLRQPALAVILFLQDEYGGEESLKCLHSLLRCPPWRYHHTERVNGRGLLPLSPASQDFVTLAPGTPLWALRQVHYGKEIVRFTVYCCYESYTEQVRLYRLLLRRRLAQKKDDFCFCVVYSNPDTEIQLSFKRMPRGQSSTPTENAVMEIRVRDIGELVPLLPRPCTPISDVRWQTSDYDGNKILLQVQGSRYYRKHTIAKFSHLPPDDTLITSPPPPEAPPPPPPYGRGPASYRNRRFHRNSLRSRTQTLPALVTHGSKTSLPLLCDQDSHMERTQRDVELFRAKWTGHRTQSLYSLPTDNLSSTCASPSSSRPRCFSSMAAPIFRVNVDALVGAEETDVDTGQTISGSTVDLSVVSGYSCPQMRPHQKAPPPRPKSAPPSDGGSDFAKLTNNNASFSMRQTALTPRTQSVSEKSKPCIVYKPQPKNMYVSQPDALQDKGQQNDNGIAAINDFSKQGPEEDEQEFYI, translated from the exons ATGGGGGACCTACAAGACCCATTTCTAGTTTCTATCCACATCATCACTGACCCAGGTCAGGCCAGAACCCTCCAGCAAGCTGCTGATCAGGTGCTCTCTTGGCTTCACCCTGATCTCACCCTCTTCAGGGTGTCAGAACGTGCATCTGGCCTATCCCGCAAGCCTAAAATCCGCCTGCAGCGCTCCACCGAAACACTACGACAGCCAGCCCTGGCAGTCATCCTCTTTCTGCAAGATGAGTATGGAGGCGAGGAGAGTCTCAAATGTCTCCACAGTTTGCTGAGATGCCCCCCATGGCGATACCACCACACAGAGCGGGTGAATGGACGAGGCCTGTTACCCCTTTCCCCTGCCAGCCAGGACTTTGTTACACTGGCACCAGGCACGCCACTCTGGGCGCTTCGCCAGGTGCACTATGGCAAAGAAATTGTGCGTTTTACTGTCTACTGTTGCTACGAGAGCTATACCGAACAGGTGCGTCTGTACAGACTGCTCCTGCGCCGAAGGTTGGCCCAGAAGAAAGACGATTTCTGCTTCTGTGTGGTCTACTCCAACCCTGACACAGAAATCCAGCTGTCATTCAAGAGAATGCCCCGTGGACAGAGCTCAACCCCCACTGAAAATGCTGTGATGGAGATTCGAGTTAGGGACATCGGTGAACTTGTGCCACTGCTGCCACGCCCCTGCACACCCATCAGTGATGTCCGCTGGCAAACAAGCGATTACGATGGGAATAAAATATTGCTACAG GTTCAAGGTTCACGGTATTACCGCAAACACACCATTGCAAAGTTCTCCCATCTTCCACCTGATGATACTCTGATCACCTCCCCTCCTCCACCTgaggctcctcctcctcctccaccctaCGGCCGTGGCCCCGCCTCTTACCGGAACCGACGTTTCCACCGCAACTCATTGCGCTCACGAACCCAAACCCTCCCTGCTCTGGTCACACATGGCTCCAAGACGTCTCTGCCTCTGCTGTGTGATCAGGACAGCCACATGGAGAGAACCCAAAGGGATGTGGAACTCTTTCGGGCCAAATGGACAGGCCACCGTACACAGTCCCTCTATTCTTTGCCTACAGACAACCTCTCCTCAACATGTGCCTCCCCTTCAAGCTCCCGTCCTCGATGCTTTTCCTCCATGGCTGCCCCAATCTTCCGTGTCAATGTTGATGCGCTGGTGGGTGCTGAAGAAACAGATGTGGACACGGGACAGACCATCAGCGGCAGCACAGTGGACCTGTCAGTGGTTTCGGGTTACTCTTGTCCACAGATGAGGCCTCATCAAAAGGCCCCGCCTCCACGGCCCAAGTCTGCTCCTCCATCAGATGGAGGCTCTGACTTTGCTAAACTGACCAATAATAATGCCTCCTTCTCCATGAGACAGACTGCTTTAACACCTAGAACACAGAGTGTCTCTGAAAAGTCCAAACCTTGCATTGTATACAAGCCCCAGCCAAAGAATATGTATGTGTCACAGCCAGATGCGTTGCAGGACAAGGGACAACAGAATGACAATGGCATTGCAGCAATAAATGACTTTAGCAAACAGGGCCCAGAGGAAGACGAACAGGAGTTTTATATTTGA
- the LOC127447080 gene encoding protein FAM124A-like isoform X1, producing MENSAEDECADSGAETGGSDFSLTSSASSDLSMGDLQDPFLVSIHIITDPGQARTLQQAADQVLSWLHPDLTLFRVSERASGLSRKPKIRLQRSTETLRQPALAVILFLQDEYGGEESLKCLHSLLRCPPWRYHHTERVNGRGLLPLSPASQDFVTLAPGTPLWALRQVHYGKEIVRFTVYCCYESYTEQVRLYRLLLRRRLAQKKDDFCFCVVYSNPDTEIQLSFKRMPRGQSSTPTENAVMEIRVRDIGELVPLLPRPCTPISDVRWQTSDYDGNKILLQVQGSRYYRKHTIAKFSHLPPDDTLITSPPPPEAPPPPPPYGRGPASYRNRRFHRNSLRSRTQTLPALVTHGSKTSLPLLCDQDSHMERTQRDVELFRAKWTGHRTQSLYSLPTDNLSSTCASPSSSRPRCFSSMAAPIFRVNVDALVGAEETDVDTGQTISGSTVDLSVVSGYSCPQMRPHQKAPPPRPKSAPPSDGGSDFAKLTNNNASFSMRQTALTPRTQSVSEKSKPCIVYKPQPKNMYVSQPDALQDKGQQNDNGIAAINDFSKQGPEEDEQEFYI from the exons ATGGAGAATTCAGCGGAAGATGAGTGCGCCGATTCGGGAGCGGAGACCGGAGG GTCTGACTTCAGTCTTACGTCATCAGCAAGTA GTGATTTGTCCATGGGGGACCTACAAGACCCATTTCTAGTTTCTATCCACATCATCACTGACCCAGGTCAGGCCAGAACCCTCCAGCAAGCTGCTGATCAGGTGCTCTCTTGGCTTCACCCTGATCTCACCCTCTTCAGGGTGTCAGAACGTGCATCTGGCCTATCCCGCAAGCCTAAAATCCGCCTGCAGCGCTCCACCGAAACACTACGACAGCCAGCCCTGGCAGTCATCCTCTTTCTGCAAGATGAGTATGGAGGCGAGGAGAGTCTCAAATGTCTCCACAGTTTGCTGAGATGCCCCCCATGGCGATACCACCACACAGAGCGGGTGAATGGACGAGGCCTGTTACCCCTTTCCCCTGCCAGCCAGGACTTTGTTACACTGGCACCAGGCACGCCACTCTGGGCGCTTCGCCAGGTGCACTATGGCAAAGAAATTGTGCGTTTTACTGTCTACTGTTGCTACGAGAGCTATACCGAACAGGTGCGTCTGTACAGACTGCTCCTGCGCCGAAGGTTGGCCCAGAAGAAAGACGATTTCTGCTTCTGTGTGGTCTACTCCAACCCTGACACAGAAATCCAGCTGTCATTCAAGAGAATGCCCCGTGGACAGAGCTCAACCCCCACTGAAAATGCTGTGATGGAGATTCGAGTTAGGGACATCGGTGAACTTGTGCCACTGCTGCCACGCCCCTGCACACCCATCAGTGATGTCCGCTGGCAAACAAGCGATTACGATGGGAATAAAATATTGCTACAG GTTCAAGGTTCACGGTATTACCGCAAACACACCATTGCAAAGTTCTCCCATCTTCCACCTGATGATACTCTGATCACCTCCCCTCCTCCACCTgaggctcctcctcctcctccaccctaCGGCCGTGGCCCCGCCTCTTACCGGAACCGACGTTTCCACCGCAACTCATTGCGCTCACGAACCCAAACCCTCCCTGCTCTGGTCACACATGGCTCCAAGACGTCTCTGCCTCTGCTGTGTGATCAGGACAGCCACATGGAGAGAACCCAAAGGGATGTGGAACTCTTTCGGGCCAAATGGACAGGCCACCGTACACAGTCCCTCTATTCTTTGCCTACAGACAACCTCTCCTCAACATGTGCCTCCCCTTCAAGCTCCCGTCCTCGATGCTTTTCCTCCATGGCTGCCCCAATCTTCCGTGTCAATGTTGATGCGCTGGTGGGTGCTGAAGAAACAGATGTGGACACGGGACAGACCATCAGCGGCAGCACAGTGGACCTGTCAGTGGTTTCGGGTTACTCTTGTCCACAGATGAGGCCTCATCAAAAGGCCCCGCCTCCACGGCCCAAGTCTGCTCCTCCATCAGATGGAGGCTCTGACTTTGCTAAACTGACCAATAATAATGCCTCCTTCTCCATGAGACAGACTGCTTTAACACCTAGAACACAGAGTGTCTCTGAAAAGTCCAAACCTTGCATTGTATACAAGCCCCAGCCAAAGAATATGTATGTGTCACAGCCAGATGCGTTGCAGGACAAGGGACAACAGAATGACAATGGCATTGCAGCAATAAATGACTTTAGCAAACAGGGCCCAGAGGAAGACGAACAGGAGTTTTATATTTGA